Proteins from a genomic interval of Desulfuromonas thiophila:
- a CDS encoding DUF1566 domain-containing protein gives MKKTEWRKWLVTVGCCLLTACGGGGGGGGGGSASTPPPVDPGAPPVEAVRLLNDSGIQSFGDANANNLTSAPAGFPWQDAALGRDAAAAAGSLQKTGGGAAGFDFSRIGIDGAVVSAAELGSKTWVAVRDNTTALMWEVKTNDYGLRDARWLYRRSAAADGAGVPGEDDCIADNGCDVDSYIARVNAAGLAGYSDWRLPTREELRSLVHYGTAGPVIDGSYFPDTPNDNTAYWTDTDDPASETDGGVVENAWVTEFCCGMEESVKKDSMLHVRLVRETGSPARQTLVTHADGSVTHLASQLRWQICPEGQLWDAQNGCGGSETLTTWSEAQALADAVSGWRLPTADELQSLARYYQLRQQHPEWLLPDAFAASAVAHSWSSTADPQDGDRALAVDFRSGEQTSLLKEAPAVVEEEDEGEGEETAEEPAEEPAEEVSEAETFEPQAVRLVRQDQVNYYLQDNHDGTVTDRFSGLMWKVCSEGQLWNPQSGCIGVAAQFDWQGALQQAQTVRAAAEAGYNDWRLPNIKELTSILNADRLEPASYRESFPATPAGIYWSASPYAVFPAFAWTADFADGALAALLKMSPHHVRLVRDAR, from the coding sequence ATGAAAAAGACGGAATGGAGGAAATGGTTGGTGACGGTCGGCTGCTGCTTGCTGACGGCCTGCGGTGGTGGGGGCGGCGGCGGTGGTGGTGGGTCAGCCAGCACGCCGCCGCCGGTCGATCCGGGCGCGCCGCCGGTCGAGGCGGTCCGCCTGCTGAACGACAGCGGTATTCAGAGCTTTGGTGACGCCAACGCGAACAATCTGACCAGTGCTCCGGCCGGCTTTCCCTGGCAGGATGCCGCTCTGGGCCGTGATGCTGCAGCCGCGGCCGGCAGTTTGCAGAAAACCGGCGGTGGCGCGGCCGGCTTTGATTTCAGCCGTATCGGGATTGATGGCGCGGTGGTCAGTGCCGCCGAACTGGGTAGCAAAACCTGGGTGGCGGTGCGCGATAACACCACCGCTCTGATGTGGGAGGTGAAGACCAACGATTACGGTCTGCGCGATGCCCGCTGGTTGTACCGCCGGAGTGCGGCGGCAGACGGAGCCGGGGTGCCGGGAGAGGACGATTGCATTGCCGACAATGGCTGTGATGTGGACAGCTACATTGCCCGGGTCAATGCTGCCGGATTGGCGGGTTATTCGGACTGGCGGCTGCCGACCCGTGAAGAGTTGCGCAGCCTGGTACACTATGGTACAGCCGGTCCGGTTATTGACGGCAGCTATTTCCCGGACACGCCCAATGATAATACGGCTTACTGGACAGACACTGATGATCCGGCCAGCGAAACCGACGGCGGCGTGGTGGAAAATGCCTGGGTTACCGAGTTTTGCTGTGGCATGGAAGAATCCGTAAAAAAAGACAGTATGTTGCATGTGCGATTGGTCCGTGAAACCGGCTCCCCGGCACGCCAGACCCTGGTGACGCATGCGGATGGCAGTGTGACCCACCTGGCCAGTCAGCTGCGCTGGCAGATCTGCCCCGAGGGCCAGCTCTGGGATGCGCAGAACGGCTGCGGCGGCAGCGAAACCCTGACCACCTGGTCCGAGGCTCAGGCGCTGGCGGATGCGGTTTCCGGCTGGCGCCTGCCAACGGCCGATGAGCTGCAGTCCTTGGCCCGTTACTATCAGCTACGCCAGCAGCACCCGGAATGGCTGTTGCCGGATGCCTTTGCGGCCAGCGCGGTCGCCCACAGCTGGAGCAGTACCGCAGATCCGCAGGATGGTGACCGGGCGCTGGCGGTTGATTTCCGCAGCGGTGAACAGACCAGTCTGCTCAAGGAGGCGCCTGCTGTTGTTGAGGAAGAAGATGAGGGTGAGGGTGAGGAAACGGCAGAAGAGCCTGCCGAAGAGCCTGCTGAAGAGGTGTCAGAGGCCGAAACATTTGAACCTCAGGCGGTACGCTTGGTGCGGCAGGATCAGGTGAACTACTATCTGCAGGATAACCACGATGGTACCGTCACCGACCGGTTTAGCGGTCTGATGTGGAAGGTCTGTTCTGAGGGCCAGCTGTGGAATCCGCAAAGCGGCTGCATCGGCGTGGCGGCCCAGTTTGACTGGCAGGGCGCGCTGCAACAGGCGCAGACGGTACGAGCTGCCGCCGAGGCGGGTTACAATGACTGGCGGTTGCCCAATATCAAGGAGCTGACCAGCATTCTCAACGCCGATCGCCTCGAACCGGCCAGCTATCGTGAGTCTTTCCCGGCCACGCCGGCAGGAATCTACTGGTCGGCCTCGCCCTATGCCGTTTTTCCGGCCTTTGCCTGGACGGCAGATTTTGCCGATGGCGCGCTGGCAGCGTTACTCAAGATGAGTCCACATCATGTGCGACTGGTGCGCGATGCCCGCTAG
- the glgB gene encoding 1,4-alpha-glucan branching protein GlgB: MDQPAEFLTPASYDVQCLRQGRHYDPFTLLGCHPHPQGGWLLRCWLPGAVRVRLEQGPELRRVGDSALFSVWLSGADRASLPRHYALLWQDGCGQDRRSLCPYSFAPQIGDLDLHLFGEGRHWQLYNVLGARWCNIEGVEGVQFAVWAPSAERVSVVGNFNGWNGLCHPMRSRGGSGVWELFIPGLDDGERYKYEIRNLHSGHCFMKADPYARSMEMRPRTASIVHRSRFPWQDGDWLARRADFDWQHQPLNIYEVHLGSWQRSDDGRFLNYRELARRLVDYVRWMGFTHINLLPLSEHPLDESWGYQTSAYYAPTRRYGDPDDFRYFVDYCHQHDIGVFLDWVPAHFPKDSFALARFDGTALYEHEDPRLGEHQDWGTYIFNFGRNEVRNFLLANALYWMREFHVDGLRVDAVASMLYLDYSRAPGQWLPNRYGGNENLEAIEFLKQLNTEVHAQYPGVVMMAEESTSWPMVSRPIWMGGLGFSMKWNMGWMNDTLSYFEKDPIHRRYHHNQLTFSQLYAYSENFILPLSHDEVVHLKRSLLDKMPGDLWQKYANLRLLLAWQMLHPGKKLLFMGGEFGQWAEWDCRRALDWQLCDVPAHRGVQLLQRDLNQLYATEPALYRHDFDHQGFCWLDCNDYEQSVLAFIRQDHDQQLLCIFNFTPVVRHDYRLGAPRRGVYRERLNSDAAFYGGSNLGMGGQVTAEPTPWQHWPASLRLTLPPLAVVVLRFEETC, translated from the coding sequence ATGGACCAGCCCGCCGAATTTCTCACTCCCGCCAGCTACGATGTGCAGTGTCTGCGACAGGGCCGCCACTACGATCCGTTCACCCTGCTGGGTTGTCATCCCCATCCACAGGGCGGCTGGTTGTTGCGTTGCTGGTTGCCCGGTGCCGTGCGTGTGCGGCTTGAGCAGGGCCCTGAACTGCGCCGCGTCGGTGACAGTGCGCTGTTTTCTGTCTGGCTGTCGGGGGCCGACCGTGCCAGTCTGCCGCGCCATTACGCTTTGCTGTGGCAGGATGGCTGTGGCCAGGACCGCCGCAGCCTGTGCCCGTACAGCTTCGCGCCACAGATCGGCGATCTCGACCTGCATCTGTTCGGCGAAGGCCGTCACTGGCAACTCTACAACGTGCTGGGTGCCCGCTGGTGCAACATTGAGGGCGTCGAAGGTGTACAGTTTGCCGTCTGGGCGCCCTCGGCCGAGCGGGTGTCGGTGGTCGGCAATTTCAACGGCTGGAACGGCCTGTGCCATCCCATGCGCTCGCGCGGCGGTTCTGGCGTGTGGGAGCTGTTCATTCCCGGCCTGGATGATGGTGAACGTTACAAGTACGAGATCCGCAACCTGCATAGCGGCCACTGCTTCATGAAGGCCGATCCCTATGCCCGTTCGATGGAGATGCGGCCGCGCACCGCTTCCATCGTTCACCGTAGCCGTTTTCCGTGGCAGGATGGCGACTGGCTGGCCCGCCGCGCTGACTTCGACTGGCAACACCAGCCGTTGAATATTTATGAGGTGCATCTGGGTTCCTGGCAGCGCAGCGATGATGGCCGTTTTCTCAACTATCGCGAGCTGGCCCGCCGGCTGGTGGACTATGTACGCTGGATGGGATTCACTCACATCAATCTGTTGCCGCTGAGCGAGCATCCGCTGGATGAATCCTGGGGCTACCAGACCTCGGCCTACTACGCGCCGACACGGCGCTATGGCGATCCCGATGACTTCCGTTACTTTGTCGATTATTGTCATCAGCACGATATCGGTGTCTTTCTCGACTGGGTGCCGGCCCATTTTCCCAAAGACAGTTTCGCCCTGGCCCGTTTTGACGGTACGGCGCTGTACGAACACGAAGATCCGCGGCTGGGCGAGCACCAGGACTGGGGTACCTACATCTTCAATTTCGGCCGCAACGAGGTGCGCAATTTTCTGCTGGCCAATGCCCTGTACTGGATGCGCGAGTTTCATGTTGATGGCCTGCGGGTTGATGCCGTGGCCTCCATGCTCTATCTCGACTATTCGCGGGCCCCGGGCCAGTGGCTGCCCAACCGCTACGGTGGCAACGAGAATCTCGAAGCCATTGAATTTCTCAAACAGCTCAATACCGAGGTGCATGCCCAGTACCCCGGCGTGGTGATGATGGCCGAGGAGTCGACCTCCTGGCCAATGGTGTCGCGCCCCATCTGGATGGGGGGGCTGGGATTCTCAATGAAGTGGAATATGGGCTGGATGAACGACACCCTTAGCTACTTCGAAAAAGATCCGATTCATCGGCGCTATCACCATAACCAGCTGACCTTCAGCCAGCTCTACGCCTACAGCGAAAATTTTATCCTGCCGCTGTCCCACGACGAGGTGGTGCATCTCAAGCGTTCGCTGCTCGACAAGATGCCCGGCGATCTGTGGCAGAAGTACGCCAATCTGCGCCTGCTGCTGGCTTGGCAGATGCTGCATCCGGGCAAGAAGCTGCTGTTCATGGGTGGCGAATTCGGCCAATGGGCTGAGTGGGACTGCCGTCGGGCCCTCGACTGGCAGCTGTGCGATGTGCCGGCGCATCGGGGTGTGCAACTGCTGCAGCGCGATCTCAATCAGCTTTACGCCACCGAACCCGCTCTGTACCGACATGACTTCGACCACCAGGGCTTCTGCTGGCTCGACTGCAATGATTACGAGCAGTCGGTGCTGGCCTTCATTCGCCAGGACCACGACCAGCAACTGCTGTGCATTTTCAATTTCACCCCGGTGGTGCGCCATGATTACCGCCTTGGCGCGCCGCGCCGCGGCGTTTACCGCGAACGGCTCAACAGTGACGCCGCCTTCTATGGCGGCAGCAACCTGGGGATGGGCGGCCAGGTGACGGCCGAGCCGACGCCCTGGCAACACTGGCCGGCCAGCCTGCGGCTGACGTTGCCGCCGCTGGCGGTTGTGGTGCTGCGTTTTGAGGAGACCTGCTGA
- a CDS encoding DNA-deoxyinosine glycosylase: MTVQHHFAPAIAMPRPAPSDMLHSFAPLLPPQPRLLILGSMPGVASLQARQYYAHPRNLFWRLLGDILQFDPTQPYPQRLAALTTASVALWDVLRCCQRPGSSDQAIVMASAQANAVAELLTSQPGITGVLCNGATAKRLFERLIRPDLPPERLNLGVLQLPSTSPAHASMPYTAKLACWRAALESHLRPYPRPTPPAT, from the coding sequence GTGACAGTGCAGCATCACTTCGCGCCAGCCATCGCCATGCCCCGTCCAGCTCCCTCTGACATGCTCCACAGCTTCGCCCCGCTGCTGCCGCCACAACCGCGGCTGCTGATTCTCGGCAGCATGCCCGGCGTGGCCTCGTTGCAAGCACGGCAATACTATGCCCATCCACGCAATCTCTTCTGGCGCCTGCTCGGTGACATTCTGCAATTCGATCCAACGCAACCCTACCCGCAGCGCCTTGCTGCCCTCACCACGGCAAGCGTCGCCCTGTGGGATGTACTGCGCTGCTGTCAACGACCGGGCAGCAGCGATCAGGCCATTGTCATGGCATCGGCCCAGGCCAATGCCGTGGCGGAGCTACTGACAAGCCAACCCGGCATCACCGGCGTGCTGTGCAATGGCGCCACGGCAAAACGGCTGTTTGAACGCCTGATCCGGCCGGACCTGCCCCCCGAGCGCCTCAATCTCGGCGTGCTGCAATTACCCTCCACCAGCCCGGCCCACGCCTCCATGCCCTATACCGCGAAACTGGCCTGCTGGCGCGCCGCGCTGGAAAGTCATCTGCGGCCCTATCCTCGCCCGACACCGCCCGCGACATAA
- the glgA gene encoding glycogen synthase GlgA: MRLLFATSEIYPVVKTGGLADVSAGLSNALQQLGVEVRLLLPAYAVALERLQQVEELARFDVAGCGRQRSARLLQARHAELDSPLWLIDIPGLFDRPGNPYQAADGSDWWDNGERFGLFCLAAAELAQGRVGLSWQPDLVQANDWQTGLLPALLTRESRRPRTLFTIHNLSYGGHFPPSLFTGLGLPPHWWQIEGVEFYGQFSFLKAGIQFADQVTTVSPSYAAEICLPPQGYGFDGLLARRRAEGALHGILNGIDTRVWNPANDPALARNYSLTADLAAGKAANQQAVLRQLGAAHPARPAVPLLAFIGRLVEQKGIDLLLEVLPSLLQQTAARVVLLGSGMAHYEAALRTLAAQQPERVLLHIGYDEVLAHRVEAAADLFLMPSRFEPCGLNQLYSLAYGTPPLVRATGGLRDTVTDADATSLAAGTATGFVFHEATPTALLQTVLRALRLWQQPALWRQLQEAGMGQDFSWQRSARSYLQLYRQGEADVRTGQ, from the coding sequence ATGCGCCTGCTGTTTGCCACCTCCGAGATCTATCCGGTTGTCAAGACCGGTGGTCTGGCCGATGTCAGTGCCGGGTTGAGCAACGCCCTGCAGCAGCTGGGGGTCGAGGTGCGCCTGCTGTTGCCGGCTTATGCTGTGGCGCTGGAGCGATTGCAGCAGGTCGAGGAGTTGGCGCGTTTTGATGTCGCCGGTTGCGGTCGTCAGCGGTCGGCGCGGCTGCTGCAGGCCCGCCACGCTGAACTCGACAGCCCCCTGTGGCTGATCGATATCCCCGGCCTGTTCGATCGGCCCGGCAACCCCTATCAGGCGGCCGATGGTAGCGACTGGTGGGATAATGGTGAACGCTTCGGCCTGTTCTGTCTGGCCGCCGCCGAACTGGCCCAGGGCCGTGTCGGCTTGTCCTGGCAGCCCGATCTGGTGCAGGCCAATGACTGGCAGACCGGCCTGCTGCCGGCCCTGCTGACGCGGGAGTCGCGCCGGCCGCGCACCCTGTTCACCATCCACAACCTGTCTTACGGCGGCCATTTCCCCCCCAGCCTGTTCACCGGCCTGGGGCTGCCGCCGCACTGGTGGCAGATCGAGGGGGTTGAATTTTACGGCCAGTTTTCTTTTCTCAAGGCCGGTATCCAGTTTGCCGATCAGGTCACGACGGTCAGCCCCAGTTACGCGGCCGAGATCTGTCTGCCGCCGCAGGGTTATGGTTTTGATGGCCTGCTGGCACGGCGCCGGGCCGAAGGCGCGCTGCACGGCATTCTTAACGGCATTGATACGCGGGTGTGGAACCCGGCCAACGATCCGGCACTGGCCCGCAACTACAGCCTGACCGCCGATCTGGCGGCGGGCAAGGCCGCCAATCAACAGGCGGTGCTGCGCCAGTTGGGCGCGGCGCACCCCGCCCGGCCGGCGGTGCCGTTGCTGGCCTTTATCGGCCGGCTGGTGGAGCAGAAGGGCATTGATCTGCTGCTGGAGGTGCTGCCCTCGCTTCTGCAGCAGACGGCGGCGCGGGTTGTGCTGCTTGGCAGCGGCATGGCTCATTACGAAGCGGCTTTGCGGACACTGGCGGCGCAGCAGCCCGAGCGGGTGCTGCTGCATATCGGCTATGATGAGGTTCTGGCCCACCGTGTTGAGGCGGCGGCTGATCTGTTTCTGATGCCGTCACGCTTTGAGCCCTGTGGTCTCAATCAGCTCTACAGTTTGGCCTATGGCACGCCGCCGCTGGTGCGGGCCACCGGTGGGCTCAGGGATACGGTGACCGATGCCGACGCGACCAGCCTAGCTGCCGGCACGGCTACGGGTTTTGTTTTTCATGAGGCCACGCCCACGGCCTTGCTGCAGACGGTTCTGCGGGCCCTGCGGCTGTGGCAGCAGCCGGCCCTGTGGCGTCAGCTGCAGGAAGCCGGCATGGGGCAGGATTTCAGCTGGCAGCGCAGCGCGCGCAGCTATTTGCAGCTTTATCGCCAGGGAGAAGCCGATGTACGCACCGGACAATGA
- a CDS encoding 2-hydroxymuconate tautomerase family protein, with protein MPYVNIKITREGATAEQKARLIEGVTALLARELGKNPATTVVVIDEIDTDNWGIGGESVTVRRRSGR; from the coding sequence ATGCCCTACGTCAATATCAAGATTACTCGCGAAGGTGCCACCGCCGAACAGAAAGCCCGCCTGATCGAGGGCGTGACGGCTCTGCTGGCCAGGGAACTGGGTAAGAATCCCGCCACCACCGTGGTGGTGATTGACGAGATTGATACCGACAACTGGGGCATAGGCGGCGAAAGTGTCACCGTTCGTCGACGCAGCGGCCGCTAG
- a CDS encoding YbfB/YjiJ family MFS transporter, with translation MKAPAAIPADRCQRGRDALKILLGGMLGLVVAMGIGRFVYTPILPLMQRDLGLSHAQAGVLAGLNYLGYLAGAIACSCAPQLLRSRSLGLAALLTSILTTLAMGLTTSLHLWALLRLAAGAASALLFILIAAEVGDSLARRGYGHWAGNLYGGIGLGIALSGLLVPALDRLGGWAAAWLGSGLLAALLALLGVALGRRTRRLPWVAPPELGSPQGLRPIALLAFAYFCEGLGYVVSATFLVTIIAGNSQLAPYAGYSWVAVGLAAVPSTLLWPLLARRIGFRCALLAAYAVQGAGIWLSSQATSLAAILFVALSFGATFLGIVALTLAEGRRRLPRNPAQAAAVLTASFGIGQMLGPMVAGWLADIEAGFALPLQLAAGCVALAALLTLVDRRQRQTLDP, from the coding sequence ATGAAAGCCCCGGCCGCCATTCCAGCTGACCGCTGCCAGCGGGGCCGCGATGCCCTGAAGATCCTTCTGGGCGGCATGCTCGGACTGGTGGTGGCCATGGGGATTGGTCGCTTTGTCTACACGCCGATTCTGCCGCTGATGCAGCGTGATCTGGGTCTGAGTCACGCCCAGGCCGGCGTGCTGGCCGGACTCAACTATCTGGGCTATCTGGCTGGTGCCATCGCCTGTTCCTGCGCGCCACAACTGTTGCGTTCGCGCAGCCTGGGGCTGGCCGCCCTGCTGACCAGCATCCTGACCACCCTGGCCATGGGGCTGACCACCTCGTTGCATCTGTGGGCGCTGTTGCGTCTGGCGGCCGGTGCCGCCAGCGCGCTGCTGTTCATTCTGATCGCCGCCGAGGTGGGAGACTCCCTGGCGCGACGCGGTTATGGGCACTGGGCCGGCAATCTTTATGGCGGTATCGGGTTGGGCATTGCCCTGAGCGGTCTGCTCGTGCCAGCTCTCGACCGGCTGGGAGGCTGGGCCGCTGCCTGGCTCGGCAGTGGGCTTCTGGCCGCCCTGCTGGCGTTGCTGGGTGTTGCGCTGGGGCGCCGCACCCGCCGGCTGCCCTGGGTGGCGCCGCCGGAGTTGGGCTCCCCGCAGGGCTTAAGACCCATCGCCCTGCTGGCATTTGCCTATTTCTGTGAAGGTCTCGGCTATGTGGTTTCGGCCACCTTTTTGGTGACCATTATCGCGGGCAACAGCCAACTGGCGCCTTACGCCGGCTACAGTTGGGTGGCTGTCGGTCTGGCCGCTGTGCCCTCAACACTGCTGTGGCCCCTGCTGGCGCGCCGGATCGGTTTCCGTTGTGCCTTGCTGGCGGCCTATGCAGTGCAGGGCGCCGGGATCTGGCTCAGCAGCCAGGCAACTTCATTGGCAGCTATCCTGTTTGTCGCTCTGTCCTTTGGCGCCACCTTTCTCGGTATTGTGGCCCTGACGCTGGCCGAAGGCCGTCGCCGCCTGCCACGCAATCCGGCCCAGGCTGCTGCTGTGCTTACGGCCAGTTTCGGTATCGGTCAGATGCTTGGTCCCATGGTCGCCGGTTGGCTGGCCGATATCGAGGCCGGTTTTGCTCTGCCATTGCAGCTGGCGGCCGGCTGCGTTGCCCTCGCTGCCTTGCTGACCCTGGTGGATCGTCGTCAACGCCAGACCTTAGACCCCTGA
- a CDS encoding glycogen/starch/alpha-glucan phosphorylase, with protein sequence MYAPDNEDCANFEAEVLAKAMRCLGNDSASLETSFLHYLYNTFGRQLASPDYYQFKALSFSIRDRLMCQWKQTWLAHYRSGTKKAYYLSMEFLIGRSLINNLLNLGLEESVRQALHALGIALEELEQAERDAGLGNGGLGRLAACFMDSCATLQLPVMGYGLRYKYGMFRQRIQNGYQVEDPDPWLRHGEYPWEVQRADYTCVVRFGGYTRMYKEPHSGRLIVHWEHAEEVLAVPYDVPIAGFRNQTVNTLRLWSATSAEDFDLSDFNAGSYFEAVAEKNDAEAITMVLYPNDASENGKELRLRQQYFLVSASLQDVVRHWKRAHGSDFSRFAEFNVFQLNDTHPSLAVPELMRILLDEEQFDWDSAWAIVSRTLAYTNHTLLPEALETWPVTLLQRLLPRLLEVIYEINGRFLSQVAMKWPADRDRLRRMSIVDQDGRVRMAHLALVGSYSVNGVAALHSRLLKEGLFRDFHQLWPERFNNKTNGVTPRRWLAAANPALRGLLNETIGEGWLTDLDQLQALEEKTYDPVFLERWHQVRRHNKQRLAALVRERTGIVLNTEALFDVQVKRIHEYKRQLLNVLHLIHLYARIKFGPAEPWTNRCAIIGGKAAPGYAMAKTIIKLIHNVAAVINRDPDVGDRLKLVFLPDYNVSAMEVICPGTDLSEQISTAGKEASGTGNMKFMMNGALTIGTLDGANVEIREAVGEENFFLFGLRAEEVAAARRNYNPQALVEADTSLRQVLQLLEAGHFNQFEPGIFDDLIAGMLSPADPWLTLADFRSYMQAQQRVDQAYLDQPGWMRMSIINTARSGRFSTDRTMRQYNEEIWHLRPIQVAPLMTTARG encoded by the coding sequence ATGTACGCACCGGACAATGAGGATTGCGCCAACTTCGAGGCCGAGGTGCTGGCCAAGGCCATGCGCTGTCTGGGCAATGACAGCGCCAGCCTGGAAACCAGTTTTCTGCACTATCTCTACAATACCTTTGGCCGCCAGCTGGCCTCGCCCGACTACTACCAGTTCAAGGCGCTGTCGTTCAGTATCCGCGACCGCTTGATGTGTCAGTGGAAACAGACTTGGCTGGCCCATTACCGCAGTGGCACCAAAAAGGCCTACTACCTGTCGATGGAATTTCTCATCGGCCGGTCATTGATCAACAATCTGCTCAATCTCGGGCTGGAGGAGTCGGTGCGTCAGGCCCTCCATGCGCTGGGCATCGCTCTGGAAGAGCTGGAACAGGCCGAGCGCGATGCCGGTCTTGGCAATGGCGGTCTGGGACGGCTGGCGGCCTGCTTCATGGACAGCTGCGCCACCCTGCAGCTGCCGGTGATGGGTTATGGTCTGCGCTACAAATACGGCATGTTCCGCCAGCGTATCCAGAACGGTTATCAGGTGGAAGACCCCGATCCCTGGTTGCGTCATGGTGAATACCCCTGGGAGGTGCAGCGCGCCGATTACACCTGCGTGGTACGCTTCGGCGGCTATACCCGCATGTACAAGGAACCCCACAGCGGCCGGCTGATCGTGCACTGGGAACATGCCGAGGAGGTGCTGGCGGTGCCCTATGATGTCCCCATCGCCGGTTTCCGCAACCAGACCGTCAACACCTTGCGGCTGTGGTCGGCCACCTCGGCCGAAGATTTCGATCTATCTGACTTTAACGCCGGTTCCTACTTTGAGGCGGTGGCGGAAAAGAACGACGCTGAAGCCATCACCATGGTGCTTTACCCCAACGATGCCAGTGAGAATGGCAAGGAGCTGCGCCTGCGCCAGCAGTATTTTCTGGTATCGGCCAGCCTGCAGGACGTGGTGCGCCACTGGAAACGGGCGCATGGCAGCGATTTCAGCCGTTTTGCCGAATTCAACGTCTTTCAGCTCAACGATACCCATCCGAGTCTGGCGGTGCCGGAACTGATGCGGATTCTGCTCGACGAGGAGCAATTTGACTGGGACAGTGCCTGGGCAATTGTCAGCCGTACCCTGGCCTATACCAATCACACCCTGCTGCCGGAGGCGCTGGAAACCTGGCCGGTGACGTTGCTGCAGCGGTTGCTGCCACGCTTGCTGGAGGTGATTTACGAGATTAACGGCCGCTTTTTGTCACAGGTGGCGATGAAGTGGCCGGCCGACCGCGACCGGCTGCGGCGCATGTCCATCGTGGACCAGGACGGTCGTGTGCGCATGGCCCATCTGGCATTGGTAGGCAGTTACTCCGTTAACGGCGTGGCCGCGCTGCATTCCCGCTTGCTCAAAGAGGGGCTGTTTCGCGACTTTCACCAGCTCTGGCCCGAGCGCTTCAACAACAAGACCAATGGCGTCACGCCGCGGCGCTGGTTGGCGGCGGCCAATCCGGCCTTGCGCGGCCTGCTCAACGAGACGATTGGCGAGGGCTGGCTGACCGATCTCGACCAGCTGCAGGCGCTGGAGGAAAAGACCTACGATCCGGTTTTTCTTGAGCGTTGGCATCAGGTGCGGCGCCACAACAAGCAGCGCCTGGCCGCGCTGGTGCGCGAGCGTACCGGCATTGTCCTGAATACCGAGGCCCTGTTCGATGTGCAGGTCAAGCGGATTCACGAGTACAAGCGTCAGTTGCTCAATGTCCTGCATCTGATTCACCTGTATGCCCGGATCAAGTTTGGCCCGGCGGAGCCCTGGACCAACCGTTGCGCCATCATCGGCGGCAAGGCGGCGCCGGGATACGCCATGGCCAAAACCATCATCAAGCTGATCCACAATGTGGCGGCCGTCATCAATCGTGATCCCGATGTGGGTGATCGCCTCAAACTGGTGTTTCTGCCCGACTACAACGTGTCGGCCATGGAGGTGATCTGCCCCGGTACCGATCTGTCCGAGCAGATTTCCACCGCGGGTAAGGAGGCCTCGGGTACTGGCAACATGAAGTTCATGATGAACGGCGCCCTGACCATCGGTACCCTCGACGGCGCCAACGTCGAAATCCGCGAAGCGGTGGGCGAGGAAAATTTCTTTCTTTTTGGCTTGCGGGCCGAAGAGGTCGCGGCCGCCCGGCGCAATTACAATCCGCAGGCACTGGTCGAGGCTGACACCAGTCTGCGCCAGGTGCTGCAATTGCTGGAAGCCGGCCACTTCAACCAGTTCGAGCCGGGGATCTTCGACGACCTGATCGCCGGCATGCTCAGCCCGGCTGACCCCTGGCTGACCCTGGCCGATTTCCGCAGCTACATGCAGGCCCAGCAGCGGGTCGATCAGGCCTATCTTGATCAACCCGGCTGGATGCGCATGAGCATTATCAATACCGCCCGCAGTGGCCGGTTTTCCACCGACCGCACCATGCGCCAGTACAACGAGGAGATCTGGCATCTGCGGCCGATTCAGGTGGCGCCTCTGATGACGACGGCGCGGGGCTGA